Genomic segment of Candidatus Eisenbacteria bacterium:
GACGCGCGCCATCGCGTTGCGGTCCGGCCCGTCGCTGGCGTAGGTGCCGAAGGCGAAGTGCTCGAACAGCCCGAACGCGGCGAGCTTGATCCGCGCGAACGGGGGCATGTTGCCCGTCAGCAGCCCGCGCACGTGCGCGGGCTCCGCCGCGATCGCATCCAGCAGCTCGCGCACGCCCGGCAGCACGTGTCCGCGCGTGCCGGCGAGCAACCGGCCCAGGTGCGCCCCGGTCGCGGACCAGAAGCGCTCGCGCTCGCCGTCGGAGAGCGCGCGGCCGTGCCGGGCGAGCACGTCGGCGAGGATGAGCGTGTCGGTGCGGCCGGCGAGAGCCACGCCGTCGAGCGCGCCCTCGATGCCGCACAGGTCGCGAAACGCCAGCTCGAGCGCTTCGCGGCCCGCGCCCTCGGTGCGCACGAGCGTGCCATCCACGTCGAACAGCCAGACCAGCGGCGGCGGCGAACGGTCCATGCCGCAGCCTAGCGAGTCGCGGCGATTTCGCGAAGCGCCCGGTCCGGGCTAGGATTCCGTGGCCTCGATGGTCGCGCCCCCGAACCCGAGAGGGACCTTGTCCCACGTGAGCGAAGCCGCGCGCAGGCCCCGCCTGCTCATCGTCGGTCCGCTGCCGCCCCCGATCGGCGGCGTGGAGACGTTCACGCAGGCGATCCTCGATTCGCCCGGGTTCGCGCCCTTCGAGATCGCGCACTGCGACACCACCAAGCGGCGCGCCAAATCCTCGCAGGGCCGTTTCGACGCGCTCAACTTCGGCTGGGCGTTCGTCCACGCCTGGCGGGTGCTGCGCGCGACGCGGCGCTTCCGCCCCGACGTCGTCTACGTGCCGGTCGCGGGGACGCTCTCGGGCGTGCTGCGCGACCTGGCGCTGGCCGCGATCGCCCGGCGCTCGGGCGCGCTCGTCCTCGGGCACCAGCACGCCGGCGACATCCGCGAGGTGCTCGCCCGGCGCGGCCTGCTCGGGCGGATCGTGCGCGCGGGCTTCGGCGGCTTCGACTCGATGCTGGTGCTGGGCGAACCGTGGCGCGCGCTGTTCGAGCGCTGGGGCCTGGCCTGCCCGATCGCCGTCTGCCCTTCGACCCTGCGGCGCGAGGTGTTCGAACGCGGCGCGGCGTTCACGAGCGAGGTCCGCCGCGAGGGCCCCGCGCGCGTCCTGTACGTCGGGCAGGTGGGTCGGCGCAAGGGCGTGCACGATCTGCTGCGCGCGCTGCGAAGGCTGCTCGACGAGGGCGAAGCGATCGAGCTGACCGTGGTCGGACCCGCCCAGCTCGAAGGCGAGCTCGAGGCGGCGAAGGCGCTCGCGGGCGAGCTGTCGCTCGATGGCCGGGCACGTTTCACCGGCGCGCTCACCGGTGAGGCGCTTTACGAGCAGTTCCGCTCCCACGACCTGTTCGCGCTGCCGAGCTACAACGAGGGGATTCCGGCGGTGCTGTACGAGGCCGGCGCGTTCGGCCTTCCGGTCGTGACCACGCCGGTCGGCGCGATCGCCGACCTGGTGCGCGACGGCGAGAACGGCCTGCTCGTCACGCCCGGAGACGCCGAGGCGCTCGCCGCGGCGCTGCGCCGCCTGAGCGGCGAGCCCGGGCTGCGCGAGCGGCTCGGCGC
This window contains:
- a CDS encoding haloacid dehalogenase-like hydrolase; this translates as MDRSPPPLVWLFDVDGTLVRTEGAGREALELAFRDLCGIEGALDGVALAGRTDTLILADVLARHGRALSDGERERFWSATGAHLGRLLAGTRGHVLPGVRELLDAIAAEPAHVRGLLTGNMPPFARIKLAAFGLFEHFAFGTYASDGPDRNAMARVAVTRAAERWGAPPSRCVVVGDTELDIECARAAGAHAVAVATGGRTRAQLAPHAPDLLLDDLGDARALLDWARALR
- a CDS encoding glycosyltransferase family 4 protein codes for the protein MSHVSEAARRPRLLIVGPLPPPIGGVETFTQAILDSPGFAPFEIAHCDTTKRRAKSSQGRFDALNFGWAFVHAWRVLRATRRFRPDVVYVPVAGTLSGVLRDLALAAIARRSGALVLGHQHAGDIREVLARRGLLGRIVRAGFGGFDSMLVLGEPWRALFERWGLACPIAVCPSTLRREVFERGAAFTSEVRREGPARVLYVGQVGRRKGVHDLLRALRRLLDEGEAIELTVVGPAQLEGELEAAKALAGELSLDGRARFTGALTGEALYEQFRSHDLFALPSYNEGIPAVLYEAGAFGLPVVTTPVGAIADLVRDGENGLLVTPGDAEALAAALRRLSGEPGLRERLGAQLRRDVEAFHPDRAAARIVAATRELLAGRGRP